A window of Halomicrobium zhouii genomic DNA:
CCAGGTCGTCGCGGAGATGTTCGAGGACGCCGGGATTCCCGACGGCGTCTTCAACGTGGTCCAGGGGTTCGGCGACGCGGGCAACGCTATCGTCGAGGCCGACGACGTGGACACTGTCCTCTTCACGGGCTCCGCGGAGGTCGGCCAGCAGATAGCCAGCAAGGTCGGCGGCGAACCCGGGAAGCTGGCAGCCTGCGAGATGGGCGGGAAGAATGCCATCGTCGTCACCGAAGAAGCGGACCTCGACGTCGCCGTCCACTCGGCGATCATGTCGAGTTTCAAGACGACGGGGCAGCGCTGCGTCTCCTCCGAGCGATTGATCGTCCACACGGACGTGTACGACGAGTTCAAAGAGCGGTTCGTCGACCTCGCGGAGGACGTCGCCGTCGGCGACCCGCTCGACGCGGACACGTTCATGGGTCCGGTCATCGAGGAAAGCATGGTCGAGAAGTTCGCGAAGTACAACGACCTGGCCCAGACGGAGGGCGGCGAGGTGCTCGTGGACCGGGCTGACCTCGATCCGGCGGAAATTCCCGACGGTCACGAGGACGGCTACTGGGCCGGACCGTTCGTCTACGAGATCGAGTACGACACCGACCTGCGCTGCCTGAAAGAGGAGGTGTTCGGCCCCCACGTCGCGCTCGTCGAGTACGAGGGGGACGTCGACCGGGCCATCGAGATCCAGAACGACACGCCGTACGGGCTCGCGGGCGCGATCATCTCCGAGGACTACCGCCAGATCAACCGGTACCGCGACCGCGCGGAACTCGGGCTGGCCTACGGCAACCTGCCCTGTATCGGCGCCGAGGTCCAGCTCCCCTTCGGCGGCGTCAAGAAGTCGGGCAACGGCTACCCCAGCGCGCGCGAGGTCATCGAGGCGGTCACCGAGCGGACGGCGTGGACGCTCAACAACTCGACGGAAATACAGATGGCCCAGGGGCTGTCAGCGGACATCAAGACGGAATCGGAGTAGCAGAGACTCGAGAGCAGGTACGGCGTGACGGAAAGGCGATAGCGCGGAACTGGACCCGGACGCGGGGGGTCCACACTGCCCAGGTGCGGACCGGTCCCGGAGCGTCCAGGCCCAGCGAGTTGCGAGGGAGGCTGTCCGGACAGCCTTTCGGGCGCGCGTCGCCGTGGCCGAGCAGCGAGACGGGATTGCGCCGGCAGCAACGTGAAAAGCGCCGTGCCGGCATTGGAGTATGATACGTCTTCCGTGATAAAGCTCGGGGTTACCGTCGGTCGGCGAGCGCCGGGAACTCGCGTCGAACCTCCTCGACACGGTCGGGGTCGATATCGGCGACCACGAGCGCCTCCTCGTCGTTGGCGCTCGCGAGCGTCGTCCCCCACGGGTCGTAGACGGCCGACCGGCCGAGCAACGTCGCCTCCTCGAACTCCCCGACGCCGTTGACGGCGCCGACGTACAGCTGATTTTCGACGGCGCGGGTCCGGGTGAACAGCTCCCAGTGTTCGACGCGCGGGTACGGCCAGGCGCTCGGGACGAGCGCGAGGGTCGCCCCGGCGTCGACCAGGTCCCGATACAGTTCGGGAAATCGCAGGTCGTAACACGTCGTGACGCCGACCGTGAACCCGCCGACTGCTGCAGTCTCGATCGTTTCGCCGGGGACCAGCAGGTCCTGCTCGGCGGAGCCGTATCCGAACAGGTGGCGCTTTCGATAGGTCACGCGGCGTGCGCCGTCCGCGTCGAAGAGGACGGCAGTGTTCGCGTACCCCTCGTTGGCCGGCGTCTCGAACCCCGCCGCCGCGCTGGCGGCCAGGTCCTCGACGATACTCCCCGCGAGCACGGCGACGTCGTGTTCGACGGCGGCCTGGCGTATCCGTGAGAGCGTCTCGCCGTCGAGGGATTCGGCGCGGCGCGCGTACGCGTCGAAGGCGAAGTAGCCGACGTTGAATATCTCCGGGAGCGCGACCAGGTCCGCCCCCTGCTCGGCCGCGTCCGCGATGGTCGACAGCGCGCGCTCGGTGTTCGCTTCGACGGCGGCGCTCGCGATACGAAACTGTGCGAGCGCGAGTTTCACGACCCGTCCTCCAGGTCGGCGCGGAGGGCGTCCTCCAGGTTGGACAGTTCCCTGTCGAGGTTCCGCTCGAAGAACCGCTCGACGCCCGGCAACCGGCCGTCGACGACGAAGGTGTTCGTGAGTCGCGTCCCGCCGTCGACCGCCTCCAGCCGGTGTTCGCCGCTGACGCGCATCACGCTCGACTTGCCGGTGAACTTCACGTACTCGTTCTGGCGACGGTCGACGTCTTTCGTCTCGACGGTGATGGTCCGGTCGACGATGGGAATCGGCAACGCGACCTGCCAGGTCGCCGAGCCATCGTCGTGGACTGTCCAGTCCTCGACGACGCTGAGCGGTTCGGCGCGCCTGTCCGGATCCGCGATGAACGCCCACACTCGCTCCGGGGAGGCGTCCACGACGAGCTCACGCTGGACCCGGATCGTCATACGTCAACGGTGGGAGCGCTCCCCGAAAAAACCGCCGGACTAACTGGGCGTGACTCGCCACGTCGTCGAGCGCGCACGACCCCACTTCTCGATGTCGACCTCTTCTGCCTCCTCCGCCAGGCGGGGGAGGCGAGCGCCGACTTGCTTGGACGAGAGGCCGAGCTGCTCAGCGATGTTCTTCGCGCGGAAGTAACTCTCACCACGCGCGACGCTATCCCGGAGGTAATCGAGAATGCGGCGGTCTTCCTCGCTGAACTGACCCATACCTCTGTTGAGGGGGTTGAGTCCCTTAACGGTTCCTTTCGTTCACGATAGGATATCAGTTATCGTAGACGTGTATGGCGGATACGGCGAGGCCACCGGCCAGCAGCGCGACACCGAACGCGACGGCGGCGGTTATCTGGGTCGTTCCGGCCGCTTCGCCGGCGGCGTGAGCGATAGCGTAGTTGTAACCGAGTACGGTCGTCGCGATGGCCGCGCCGAGGGCGACCAGCGAGAAGAGGAGTCCGAGACCGACGCCGAAGTCGGACTGCGTCGTCGTAGCCATATCCAGGGATTCCCCGAGCGCCCACTTAGTTCATTCGTCAGCGGCTGGCCGCCCCGGTCGCGAGTGGGTATCGAAATCGGGGGAGCGCTCGACTCACTGGATGGTCGTGTGCTCGGACTGCTCGTTGAGCGCCAGGTTCGTGGCAATCTCGGAGTTCCGGACGGCGAACCCCGCTGTCTGCTGGAGGCTGACGAGCACCTCACGGACCTCCAGCAGGCTCTCGTTCGACATCTCCGGCAGGTCGCGAAGGATCTCGTGTTCCCGGTCACCGATCTCCTCGAACAGCTCTTTCACCTCGATGGCCAGGTCGTAGTCGCGTTCGACGGCGGCCTGGACCGCCAGTTCGGTAAGTTCGTCGACCTGGTCGGTGAACTCGCGGATCCGGCGCATCGTCGAGGAGTCGATCGACAGGGAGTGGTCGTCGGCCTCCAGGGAGATTTCGGCGATGTCCTCGGCGTTGTCTGCGGTGAGTTCGAGGTTCTTGGCGATCGACCGGTAGCCGATCAGGGGGAACCCGTCCTCCAGGCCGACGGCCCGCGCCAGGTTCGGGTTCTGGTAGGCGGTGAAGATGAGGCGCAGGAGGAGAACGAATATCTTGTTGGCCTGGCGCTCCCGGTTGAGCGCGCGCTGGGCGAGGTCCGGATTGCTGTTGGCCAGCGCCTTGATCGCCTCGTTGCGCATGGTGCTCCCGGTGGATTCGAGCCGTTCGAGGAGGTTGTCGAGGGTGAAGTCCTCGGGGTCGACGGAACACCGGATCGCGATCCGTTCGGGGGTCTCCTCGATGACGCCGAGGCCCATCAACTGGGTCTCTGCGTTGTAGACGGCGTTGATGTGGGCCGAATCGAGCGTCTCGCCCTCGGCGGCCTCGACGTGGATGATCCGACGGCCGAGGACGTACTGGGCGACGATGGCCCGTTCGACGGAGCTGGCGTCGAGGTTCTCGGCGTAGATGATCGCCTCGGACTCTTCGGACTGGACCGATTCCGGTAGCACGGTCAGCGTTCCCTTGCCACCCATTCTGAGCGACACCTCGTCGCCCTTCTCGACGTTGTGTGCACTCGCCCACTCCGCGGGGAGCGTCATCGCGAGGGTCGACGGACCCAGGCGCTGGACTTTCCGGGTTTCCATACGTCCTTAGTCGGGAGCAGAATACCTTAGTCTTGTCCTTACACCCATATATCGTCCAGGCGCGATAAGGATGAAAGCAAGGGAGAGGGTTTCCGGGCCCCCTTCCACGCGAGCGGTCAGACGACCTCGACGAGTCGACGCTCGAACGTCCCGACGCGGACCCGGAGCCAGCCGCGCAGTTCCTCGTCGAGGTCGGGGTCGCCCGTGTCGACCCGCAACGTACCGATCGTGTCGAGTTTACTGCGCGACGCGACGACCTCGACGTCGCACTGTCGGAGAACGGCAGGTGAGAGCTGCTGGTTCCCCCGGCCGAAGACGAACCCCTGACCGCCGATAGGCGAGACGACGACGACGTTCTCCTCGCCGAGCGCGTCGAGTATCTCCCGTTCGCCGCCGTCGCGCACCAGCACCTCGCCGTCGCGCCAGACGTCGACGCCGAGCGGTGAGCCGTCGAACCCCAGCGCTTCCTTTATCGCCCCGACGGTACTCCCCGGACCCAGTACGTATGTCACGCCCTCGCGGATATCCTCGGCAAAGCCCGATGCGAGCGTCTCGACGGTCCCGCCGCCGAGTTGCTTCGAGGACTGGCGCTGTTCGGCGACCGGGACGGTCGCGACTGCCCGGAGTTCCGTGTGGACCGCACCCTCGC
This region includes:
- a CDS encoding phosphate uptake regulator PhoU; protein product: METRKVQRLGPSTLAMTLPAEWASAHNVEKGDEVSLRMGGKGTLTVLPESVQSEESEAIIYAENLDASSVERAIVAQYVLGRRIIHVEAAEGETLDSAHINAVYNAETQLMGLGVIEETPERIAIRCSVDPEDFTLDNLLERLESTGSTMRNEAIKALANSNPDLAQRALNRERQANKIFVLLLRLIFTAYQNPNLARAVGLEDGFPLIGYRSIAKNLELTADNAEDIAEISLEADDHSLSIDSSTMRRIREFTDQVDELTELAVQAAVERDYDLAIEVKELFEEIGDREHEILRDLPEMSNESLLEVREVLVSLQQTAGFAVRNSEIATNLALNEQSEHTTIQ
- a CDS encoding DUF7123 family protein, yielding MGQFSEEDRRILDYLRDSVARGESYFRAKNIAEQLGLSSKQVGARLPRLAEEAEEVDIEKWGRARSTTWRVTPS
- a CDS encoding aldehyde dehydrogenase family protein; translation: MTGQQDDASGHYVNGEWTDGDGEETFESVDPATGKSLRTFRRGIESDVERAVDAAADAFEEWRELSYIDRAEYLWDIYHELRDRHQELGEIVTKECGKEISEGKADVTEAWHMVEWAAGNARHPHGDVVPSEIASKDAYMRRKPRGVVGCITPWNFPVAIPFWHMAVSLVEGNTVVWKPAEQTPWCGQVVAEMFEDAGIPDGVFNVVQGFGDAGNAIVEADDVDTVLFTGSAEVGQQIASKVGGEPGKLAACEMGGKNAIVVTEEADLDVAVHSAIMSSFKTTGQRCVSSERLIVHTDVYDEFKERFVDLAEDVAVGDPLDADTFMGPVIEESMVEKFAKYNDLAQTEGGEVLVDRADLDPAEIPDGHEDGYWAGPFVYEIEYDTDLRCLKEEVFGPHVALVEYEGDVDRAIEIQNDTPYGLAGAIISEDYRQINRYRDRAELGLAYGNLPCIGAEVQLPFGGVKKSGNGYPSAREVIEAVTERTAWTLNNSTEIQMAQGLSADIKTESE
- a CDS encoding carbon-nitrogen family hydrolase — protein: MKLALAQFRIASAAVEANTERALSTIADAAEQGADLVALPEIFNVGYFAFDAYARRAESLDGETLSRIRQAAVEHDVAVLAGSIVEDLAASAAAGFETPANEGYANTAVLFDADGARRVTYRKRHLFGYGSAEQDLLVPGETIETAAVGGFTVGVTTCYDLRFPELYRDLVDAGATLALVPSAWPYPRVEHWELFTRTRAVENQLYVGAVNGVGEFEEATLLGRSAVYDPWGTTLASANDEEALVVADIDPDRVEEVRREFPALADRR
- a CDS encoding DUF7525 family protein; this translates as MATTTQSDFGVGLGLLFSLVALGAAIATTVLGYNYAIAHAAGEAAGTTQITAAVAFGVALLAGGLAVSAIHVYDN
- a CDS encoding SRPBCC family protein encodes the protein MTIRVQRELVVDASPERVWAFIADPDRRAEPLSVVEDWTVHDDGSATWQVALPIPIVDRTITVETKDVDRRQNEYVKFTGKSSVMRVSGEHRLEAVDGGTRLTNTFVVDGRLPGVERFFERNLDRELSNLEDALRADLEDGS